A section of the Quadrisphaera setariae genome encodes:
- a CDS encoding NADH-quinone oxidoreductase subunit J has product MITGLVFWVLGVLAVVSGALVFRFDSMARATYALAVSFIAVGAALLLLQLDYVGLVTVLMMVMEMAVMAIYMIMFMGMNPALMPMSMVHSRRTALGISAGVFLVLAAGIVTVPWPQRRAAPAADLTASLGETIMGSKMLVMMGISPVLFATVVAAVVLAAPRTRYDRFGDDLRSAPSDPHHGGVGR; this is encoded by the coding sequence CTGATCACCGGACTGGTGTTCTGGGTGCTGGGGGTGCTTGCCGTCGTCAGCGGGGCGCTGGTGTTCCGCTTCGACTCGATGGCACGTGCCACCTACGCCCTGGCCGTCTCCTTCATCGCGGTGGGCGCTGCGCTGCTCCTGCTGCAACTGGACTACGTGGGGCTGGTGACCGTGCTCATGATGGTCATGGAGATGGCCGTGATGGCCATCTACATGATCATGTTCATGGGGATGAACCCCGCTCTCATGCCCATGAGCATGGTCCACAGCCGGCGCACGGCTCTGGGCATCTCGGCGGGGGTCTTCCTCGTGCTCGCCGCGGGGATCGTAACGGTGCCGTGGCCGCAGCGACGCGCGGCCCCCGCCGCTGACCTCACCGCCTCACTGGGCGAGACGATCATGGGCTCGAAGATGCTGGTGATGATGGGTATCAGCCCCGTCCTGTTCGCCACCGTCGTCGCTGCGGTCGTACTGGCCGCGCCGCGCACCCGCTACGACCGCTTTGGGGACGACCTGCGCTCAGCGCCGTCGGACCCCCACCACGGAGGTGTGGGGCGGTGA
- a CDS encoding F510_1955 family glycosylhydrolase, producing the protein MWASGGHHGRRQWSHALPGPQAGLRQSAAPDGGGRGSSALSRHLLSHSADCEHTLGGYAGAMPSRRFSDRLPAVSPSFMKQPLRPALGAATAALAALSLTGCMTPQEPTLGPAEAPSSTWGHIHGLGVDPADGVLYVAAHDGLYRSTPDGVEGPVGQRRQDTMGFTITGPGTFLGSGHPDTAVDPDLPNPLGLVVSRDSGQSWEQTSLGGQVDFHVLRARGDTVYGWDSVSGQLLASDDAGHSWQARSDVAARDLAIDPYDPATVVATTAEGLQRSADGGRTWSVVAPSPLPVVVEWTDGGDLYGVEGDGAVLHSTDAGSSWDRIGDIGGSPEAITSQSPVPAAPTAADAPSADEAPTATVLHVAVAREGEHPSIATSRDGGRTFSEQALPDA; encoded by the coding sequence ATGTGGGCATCTGGTGGCCATCATGGGAGGCGCCAGTGGTCACATGCATTGCCAGGACCCCAAGCAGGACTCCGGCAATCAGCAGCACCAGACGGAGGGGGCCGTGGTTCCTCTGCCCTCTCACGACACCTCCTCAGTCACTCAGCCGACTGTGAGCATACCCTTGGGGGGTATGCTGGCGCTATGCCCTCTCGGCGCTTCTCTGACCGACTCCCAGCAGTCTCACCGTCCTTCATGAAGCAGCCTTTGCGCCCTGCGCTGGGTGCGGCCACCGCGGCCCTGGCTGCACTGAGCCTGACGGGCTGCATGACCCCTCAGGAGCCCACGCTGGGTCCGGCAGAGGCACCGAGTTCGACCTGGGGTCACATCCACGGCCTCGGGGTGGACCCCGCGGACGGTGTCCTGTACGTGGCCGCCCACGACGGCCTCTACCGCTCCACCCCGGACGGAGTCGAGGGCCCGGTGGGTCAGCGTCGACAGGACACCATGGGCTTCACCATCACCGGTCCCGGCACCTTCCTGGGCTCAGGCCATCCCGACACCGCAGTGGACCCCGACCTGCCCAACCCCCTCGGCCTGGTCGTCAGCCGGGACAGCGGCCAGTCCTGGGAGCAGACCTCCCTGGGCGGGCAGGTGGACTTCCACGTGCTGCGCGCCCGTGGCGACACGGTCTACGGCTGGGACTCCGTCAGCGGCCAGTTGCTGGCCTCCGACGACGCGGGCCACTCCTGGCAGGCACGCAGCGACGTCGCAGCACGTGACCTGGCGATCGACCCCTACGACCCTGCCACGGTGGTGGCGACCACAGCTGAGGGCCTGCAGCGCAGCGCCGACGGCGGACGCACGTGGTCGGTCGTGGCCCCCTCGCCCCTGCCGGTGGTGGTGGAGTGGACCGACGGTGGTGATCTGTACGGCGTCGAGGGCGACGGCGCCGTCCTGCACTCCACCGACGCCGGCTCCTCGTGGGACCGCATCGGCGACATCGGCGGCTCCCCCGAAGCCATCACCTCGCAGAGCCCCGTACCGGCAGCGCCCACCGCAGCGGACGCGCCCTCGGCGGATGAGGCACCGACGGCCACGGTGCTGCACGTCGCGGTCGCCCGCGAAGGGGAGCACCCCAGCATCGCCACGAGCCGCGACGGCGGCCGCACCTTCTCCGAGCAGGCCCTTCCCGACGCCTGA
- a CDS encoding multicopper oxidase family protein produces MTNHLTRRTVLQLGLASATAAVLASCTGSPQPSFVTPSAPVVRSTEQRRRATGATVRRTVTAIPTTLDLGGIAAPTWGYQGASATTPLRANVGDLLQVTLKNQLPDPTSIHWHGLALRNDMDGVPPLTQPPVEPGDSFQYSFTLPHPGTYWFHPHVGSQLDRALMAPLIIDDPSETVEHSEEWILVLDDWLDGVTTTPDDVLAELSRGMGSGMTDGMGGGHGMSMASSSQESGGMRMSNTLMGATSDLLGGDAGDVFYPLFLINGRPTNDPETFSVAPGTKIRLRIINAGADTAFRFGVAEHLMTITHTDGYAVQPALAESLVVGMGERYDALITAGDGAFSVVAEALGKNDRARAVLRTAPSAATPPAAELPWTRGPVTASDLQAEPEVVLAERATDRTLALELTGSMASYDWAIDGKRMDMDQPLRDALGISEGERVALELKNSTSMWHPMHLHGHTYQHLGGGPRKDTSIVLPGQTLRALFDADNPGSWLLHCHNLYHGEAGMMTTIAYTTS; encoded by the coding sequence ATGACCAACCACTTGACCCGCCGCACGGTGCTGCAGCTCGGCCTGGCGTCGGCGACCGCCGCAGTCCTGGCCAGCTGCACAGGCAGCCCCCAACCCTCCTTCGTCACCCCCAGCGCCCCCGTGGTCAGGTCCACTGAGCAGCGCCGCCGCGCCACCGGCGCAACAGTGCGCCGCACCGTGACCGCCATCCCGACGACGCTGGACCTCGGCGGGATCGCCGCGCCGACGTGGGGCTACCAAGGGGCCTCAGCCACCACGCCGCTGCGCGCCAACGTCGGTGACCTGCTCCAGGTCACCCTCAAGAACCAGCTGCCGGACCCGACCAGCATCCACTGGCACGGCCTCGCGCTGCGCAACGACATGGACGGAGTCCCACCACTGACCCAACCACCTGTGGAGCCGGGAGACAGCTTCCAGTACTCCTTCACCCTTCCCCACCCCGGCACCTACTGGTTCCACCCGCACGTCGGTTCACAGCTCGACCGGGCACTGATGGCACCCCTCATCATCGATGACCCCTCCGAGACCGTGGAGCACAGCGAGGAGTGGATCCTCGTGCTCGACGACTGGCTCGACGGTGTAACCACAACCCCAGACGACGTGCTCGCCGAGCTGAGCCGAGGCATGGGCAGCGGTATGACCGACGGCATGGGCGGGGGTCATGGGATGTCCATGGCCTCCTCGTCGCAGGAATCCGGCGGCATGCGGATGAGCAACACGCTGATGGGCGCAACATCCGACCTGCTCGGAGGTGACGCAGGAGATGTCTTCTACCCGCTGTTCCTCATCAACGGGCGACCCACGAACGACCCCGAGACGTTCTCCGTTGCTCCCGGGACCAAGATCCGGCTTCGCATCATCAACGCCGGCGCTGATACCGCCTTCCGCTTCGGCGTGGCGGAGCACCTCATGACCATCACGCACACGGACGGGTACGCCGTGCAGCCTGCACTGGCCGAGAGCCTGGTGGTGGGCATGGGTGAGCGGTACGACGCCCTGATCACCGCCGGTGACGGAGCCTTCTCCGTGGTCGCCGAAGCGTTGGGCAAGAACGACCGAGCTCGAGCGGTTCTGCGGACCGCCCCCAGCGCAGCGACACCGCCTGCGGCAGAACTGCCCTGGACCAGAGGACCGGTGACAGCCTCAGATCTGCAGGCCGAGCCGGAGGTCGTCTTGGCCGAACGCGCCACGGACCGGACGCTGGCGCTCGAGCTCACCGGTTCCATGGCCTCTTACGACTGGGCGATCGACGGTAAGCGGATGGACATGGATCAGCCGCTGCGCGACGCGCTCGGCATCAGTGAGGGCGAGCGCGTCGCCCTGGAGCTCAAGAACTCCACGAGCATGTGGCATCCGATGCATCTGCACGGCCACACCTACCAGCACCTCGGTGGAGGACCCCGGAAGGACACCTCGATCGTCCTGCCCGGTCAAACCCTGCGGGCGCTCTTCGATGCAGACAACCCCGGAAGCTGGCTGCTGCACTGCCACAACCTCTACCACGGCGAGGCCGGGATGATGACGACCATCGCCTACACCACGAGCTGA
- a CDS encoding NADH-quinone oxidoreductase subunit A — MAGYAGLAALLLTVIVCVAAAQLVSRSTAVDSKALLSLPFLSGSMPHEHALSRFHARWYPMTLVFLAFDVEMLFMYPWVEVVATVGLSAVVEMFIFLGVLLIAVVWAWREGAFRWV; from the coding sequence GTGGCGGGGTACGCAGGACTCGCGGCGCTGCTTTTGACGGTCATCGTGTGCGTCGCCGCGGCGCAGCTGGTCAGTAGGTCCACGGCTGTGGACAGCAAGGCTCTGCTCTCGTTGCCCTTCCTCTCGGGGTCGATGCCGCATGAGCACGCGCTATCGCGCTTCCACGCCCGCTGGTACCCGATGACGCTGGTCTTCCTGGCCTTCGACGTGGAGATGCTCTTCATGTACCCATGGGTCGAGGTGGTCGCCACCGTGGGCCTGTCGGCTGTGGTGGAGATGTTCATCTTCTTGGGTGTCCTCCTGATCGCGGTCGTCTGGGCCTGGCGGGAAGGAGCCTTCAGGTGGGTCTGA
- a CDS encoding proton-conducting transporter transmembrane domain-containing protein yields the protein MSSLLWAVVLLPAATGAVLALVGHRLDKAAAPAAVVTAAAGLVLAVTAAVLHPSAGAPLVVAGGLDLAVDPLGALMLVTSASAVLLVVIFAAGDIHEHRARFFGLLLIFSAAAATTATATALPGLLLAWELMGACSLALIGYPWRQARTVGSGTTAFLVTRTGDLGLYLAVAAAVAGAPGLALADLPVAHEPWRSVAAAGVLAAAIGKSAQLPVSFWLSRAMDGPSPVSALLHSATMVALGTFLLLRTTDLLAATSWASATAAWVGVVTAVVLGAVALAQRDLKQLLAASTASQLGYVVLAAGIGSVSGGAVQLVAHAATKALLFLAAGAWLSLLGTRQLSALRGAGRRWPVIGVCAAVGLASLAGLPPLSLWAAKDGVLAAAREVSPALYLAGLLGAALAAAYAAKALAVLLGPEPQITTSPRIREEEDRTGPGDHGSATAHWTPHAGGVGGLQRVPLVVLAAAAAVLGALALPPVAQRLRGALDRAGAPPATPSVGELVLSGVVALVVVAVVIAAQLRRSSPTTSSVPSSSSSSSYSSAAAGPTAEWRQSGLRTRLQDWLQGWLGLEAAAHALVVRPVVGLATVLARWDDRGLDRGVSAVAAAATSTARGAARFDDRRVDGAVRSVAAAARAAGRLARRSQSGQLHRYYAAAAVVLLLAAVLLALAPSA from the coding sequence ATGAGCTCACTGCTGTGGGCGGTCGTGCTGTTGCCAGCTGCCACCGGTGCCGTCTTGGCGCTGGTCGGGCACCGGCTGGACAAGGCAGCTGCGCCAGCAGCGGTCGTGACCGCCGCAGCCGGCCTGGTGCTGGCGGTCACGGCAGCGGTGCTGCACCCCTCCGCTGGTGCCCCGCTGGTGGTGGCCGGCGGACTCGATCTGGCAGTGGACCCCCTGGGCGCGCTGATGCTGGTCACCTCAGCCTCCGCCGTGCTGCTGGTCGTCATCTTCGCCGCCGGCGACATCCACGAGCACCGAGCCCGCTTCTTCGGCCTGCTGCTCATCTTCAGTGCAGCAGCGGCCACGACGGCCACGGCGACAGCCCTCCCCGGGCTGCTGCTGGCCTGGGAGCTGATGGGGGCCTGCTCCCTCGCCCTGATCGGCTATCCGTGGCGCCAGGCGCGGACGGTGGGTTCAGGGACCACGGCCTTCCTGGTGACGCGGACCGGTGACCTGGGCCTCTACCTCGCTGTAGCGGCCGCCGTGGCAGGGGCTCCAGGGCTGGCCCTGGCAGACCTGCCCGTAGCGCACGAGCCCTGGCGCTCGGTGGCCGCCGCTGGCGTCCTGGCCGCCGCGATCGGGAAATCAGCTCAGCTGCCCGTCTCATTCTGGCTGTCACGCGCCATGGACGGCCCCAGCCCGGTCAGCGCGCTGCTGCACTCCGCGACGATGGTGGCGCTGGGGACCTTCCTGCTGCTGCGCACCACCGACCTGCTGGCTGCCACGAGCTGGGCGTCGGCCACCGCCGCCTGGGTCGGGGTGGTGACGGCGGTGGTGCTCGGTGCGGTCGCCCTGGCCCAGCGCGACTTGAAGCAGCTGCTGGCCGCCTCGACGGCTTCGCAGCTGGGCTACGTGGTGCTGGCCGCGGGCATCGGGTCGGTCTCCGGTGGGGCGGTGCAGCTGGTCGCCCACGCGGCGACCAAGGCCCTGCTGTTCCTCGCGGCGGGCGCCTGGTTGTCCCTGCTGGGCACGAGGCAGCTGTCCGCCCTGCGCGGAGCCGGGCGGCGATGGCCAGTGATCGGAGTGTGCGCCGCGGTGGGCCTGGCATCGCTAGCGGGTTTGCCGCCGCTGTCGCTGTGGGCCGCCAAGGACGGCGTGCTGGCCGCGGCGCGAGAGGTCTCCCCGGCGCTGTACCTCGCTGGTCTGCTGGGCGCTGCCCTGGCGGCTGCTTACGCCGCCAAGGCGTTGGCGGTGCTTTTGGGTCCCGAACCGCAGATCACCACGAGCCCTAGGATCCGCGAGGAAGAGGACCGCACGGGCCCCGGGGACCACGGCTCCGCCACAGCACACTGGACACCCCACGCCGGTGGTGTCGGTGGGCTGCAGCGGGTGCCGCTGGTGGTGCTCGCGGCGGCAGCTGCGGTGCTGGGAGCACTCGCCCTGCCGCCAGTGGCGCAGCGACTGCGAGGGGCTCTCGACCGTGCTGGCGCTCCACCGGCCACACCGAGCGTCGGTGAATTGGTGCTGTCGGGGGTGGTTGCCCTCGTAGTAGTTGCCGTGGTCATCGCGGCACAACTGCGCCGCTCGTCACCCACCACCTCATCGGTGCCCTCATCGTCGTCCTCCTCCTCTTACTCCTCGGCTGCGGCGGGTCCGACAGCCGAGTGGCGACAGAGCGGGCTGCGGACCCGGCTGCAGGACTGGCTACAGGGCTGGCTGGGGCTGGAAGCCGCCGCACACGCCCTGGTGGTGCGCCCCGTGGTGGGCCTGGCCACCGTGCTGGCGCGCTGGGATGACCGTGGGCTGGACCGCGGCGTGAGCGCTGTTGCGGCCGCCGCTACCTCGACGGCGCGCGGCGCTGCTCGTTTCGATGACCGGCGCGTCGACGGTGCCGTGCGCAGCGTCGCCGCCGCCGCCCGCGCCGCTGGCCGTCTGGCGCGGCGCTCCCAGAGCGGGCAACTGCACCGCTACTACGCGGCGGCTGCGGTGGTGCTGCTGCTGGCTGCTGTCTTGCTCGCCCTGGCGCCGAGCGCCTGA
- a CDS encoding C40 family peptidase: MPHAHHGRHVSCRRCDSSPTGTSRPRRALARAAAGIALSGGLMGAVALPANAAPVLNSGAVLTTASQYIGTPYRFGGTTPSGFDCSGFTQHVFAQHGVSLPRTTSQQLAAVTRISKAQAKPGDLVFFVNASGKPYHMGIYTGDGRLMDSPRTGKSVSERSIWSDNVIYGRV, from the coding sequence ATGCCCCATGCCCATCACGGGCGCCACGTCTCCTGCCGCCGCTGCGACTCCTCGCCCACCGGTACCTCCCGTCCCCGCCGCGCCCTGGCCCGGGCCGCCGCCGGTATCGCCCTGAGCGGTGGTCTGATGGGTGCCGTCGCGCTTCCGGCCAACGCGGCGCCGGTGCTGAACAGCGGCGCGGTGCTGACCACCGCCAGCCAGTACATCGGCACGCCGTACCGCTTCGGTGGCACGACGCCGTCCGGCTTCGACTGCTCGGGCTTCACCCAGCACGTCTTCGCCCAGCACGGTGTGAGCCTGCCGCGCACCACCAGCCAGCAGCTGGCCGCGGTGACGCGCATCAGCAAGGCCCAGGCCAAGCCCGGTGACCTGGTGTTCTTCGTCAACGCCTCCGGCAAGCCGTACCACATGGGCATCTACACCGGCGATGGCCGACTGATGGACTCCCCGCGCACGGGCAAGTCGGTCAGCGAGCGCTCCATCTGGAGCGACAACGTCATCTACGGCCGCGTCTGA
- a CDS encoding NADH-quinone oxidoreductase subunit NuoK, which yields MTLEAVLLIAAALFSIGLYGALSQQVVVMVMMGLELMLNGVILAAGGLWWFLSPSPSGHLLLLVVVAAMTVDMAMGFAVAVLQHRTRGSDMTDSATELSQ from the coding sequence GTGACCTTGGAAGCGGTGCTGCTGATCGCAGCTGCCCTGTTCAGCATCGGCCTGTACGGAGCGCTGTCCCAGCAGGTCGTGGTGATGGTGATGATGGGGCTGGAACTCATGCTCAACGGCGTCATCCTGGCTGCTGGAGGGCTGTGGTGGTTCCTGTCGCCGTCCCCCAGCGGCCACCTGCTGCTCTTGGTGGTGGTCGCCGCGATGACCGTCGACATGGCCATGGGCTTCGCGGTGGCGGTGCTGCAGCACCGGACCCGCGGCTCGGACATGACCGACTCCGCCACGGAGCTGTCCCAGTGA
- a CDS encoding cation diffusion facilitator family transporter, producing the protein MPHDHSSAAAGEQHAGCDQRRRLAIALTITVAITAAGLTGGLLTGSLALLADAGHALTDAAGLAIALVAATLALRPATDARTWGFRRAEVIAAAVQAVALLGIGVFVIVEAIRRFSEPPEVASSGMVLFGAVGLLGNVVAIWVLTRGGHSHAHGSSSNGEGEGGGSSPAALRSLNMKAALLEVINDALGSLAVIIAAVVIATTGWTRADAVASLLIGALIIPRTVRLLRESAEVLLESTPRGLDLAAVREHLLAQEHVLAVHDLHASQISTGLPVLSAHVVVEDSCFHDGHAPQVLDALQQCLAGHFPISVTHSTFQIEPSSHSHHEAGAHS; encoded by the coding sequence ATGCCCCACGATCACTCCAGCGCTGCAGCGGGCGAGCAGCACGCAGGCTGCGACCAGCGACGTCGGCTCGCCATCGCCTTGACCATCACCGTGGCCATCACCGCAGCGGGCCTGACCGGTGGCCTGCTGACTGGCTCCTTGGCCCTGCTCGCCGACGCCGGCCACGCCTTGACCGACGCCGCAGGTCTGGCGATCGCTCTGGTCGCGGCCACCTTGGCGCTTCGCCCGGCCACCGATGCGCGCACGTGGGGCTTCCGGCGTGCTGAGGTGATCGCCGCCGCCGTGCAGGCCGTGGCGCTGTTGGGCATCGGCGTCTTCGTCATCGTGGAGGCCATCCGCCGCTTCAGCGAGCCACCGGAGGTGGCCTCCTCGGGGATGGTCCTGTTCGGCGCGGTGGGGTTGCTGGGCAACGTCGTGGCGATCTGGGTGCTGACCCGCGGCGGCCACAGCCACGCCCACGGCTCCTCCTCGAACGGCGAGGGCGAGGGTGGCGGCTCCTCTCCCGCAGCGCTGCGGTCGCTGAACATGAAGGCGGCGCTGCTGGAGGTCATCAACGACGCACTCGGGTCACTGGCCGTCATCATCGCCGCGGTCGTGATCGCCACGACCGGCTGGACGCGTGCCGACGCCGTCGCCTCCCTGCTCATCGGGGCTCTGATCATCCCGCGCACGGTGCGGCTGCTGCGTGAGAGCGCTGAGGTGCTGCTGGAGTCCACTCCCCGGGGCTTGGACCTGGCCGCGGTGCGCGAGCACCTCCTCGCTCAAGAGCACGTGCTGGCCGTGCATGACCTGCACGCCAGCCAGATCAGCACGGGGTTGCCCGTGCTGAGCGCACACGTGGTGGTGGAGGACTCCTGCTTCCACGACGGACACGCCCCACAGGTGCTGGACGCGCTGCAGCAGTGCCTGGCCGGTCACTTCCCGATCAGCGTGACGCACTCGACGTTCCAGATCGAGCCGTCCAGCCACTCTCACCACGAAGCTGGCGCCCACTCATGA
- a CDS encoding ArsR/SmtB family transcription factor, with product MYIWRVQVATHADVLARFGQALSDPTRARLLLALREGPGYPTELAASLGTSRQSLSNHLTCLRGCGLVVATAEGRRTRYELVAPGLVHALEDLLRLTLAVDPLVCGSTPKECC from the coding sequence ATGTACATTTGGCGCGTGCAGGTGGCTACCCATGCCGATGTCCTGGCGCGCTTCGGCCAGGCGCTGTCTGACCCGACCCGGGCCCGGCTGCTGCTGGCCTTGCGCGAAGGTCCCGGGTATCCCACCGAGCTGGCAGCCTCCCTGGGCACCTCGCGCCAGAGCCTGTCCAACCACCTGACCTGCCTGCGCGGCTGCGGTCTCGTGGTGGCCACCGCAGAAGGCCGGCGCACGCGCTATGAGCTGGTTGCCCCCGGTCTCGTGCACGCCCTGGAGGACCTGCTGCGCCTGACCCTGGCCGTGGACCCGCTGGTCTGCGGCTCGACTCCGAAGGAGTGCTGCTGA
- a CDS encoding complex I subunit 1 family protein: MGVAAAGAAFSGALSAGATGQRPVAGLLAPAYEAARLMRQRRRVLLGADRPLWRGGGGTLLVAAVLMVGVVPLGNWTLADLGVGVVWVNAVDVLVWAAAWMLGWGANSAHALVGAHRYLAQALSYELPLMFALVAPAVAAGSLRVGDIVAAQSQLWFVVWMPASFALFCACVLAFSLWGPFSTGSGPDLAGGVLAELSGVDRLLVLAGRWALLAAGSAVAVALFLGGGAGPLLPAWAWSLLKTLLVMAALVVLARRLPLLRPDRLAEVGWLVGLPVALAQLLVVSLVVLGRS; this comes from the coding sequence ATGGGCGTGGCCGCGGCCGGCGCAGCGTTCAGCGGCGCGCTCTCCGCGGGTGCCACAGGTCAGCGGCCGGTGGCCGGCCTGCTCGCTCCCGCCTACGAAGCAGCGCGGTTGATGCGCCAGCGCCGCCGCGTGCTGCTGGGCGCAGACCGGCCGTTGTGGCGCGGCGGTGGCGGGACGCTGCTGGTGGCTGCGGTGTTGATGGTGGGTGTCGTGCCGCTGGGAAACTGGACCCTGGCGGACCTCGGCGTCGGGGTCGTCTGGGTGAACGCCGTCGACGTGCTGGTGTGGGCGGCGGCCTGGATGCTGGGCTGGGGGGCGAACAGCGCGCACGCGCTGGTGGGTGCCCATCGCTACCTCGCTCAGGCGCTGTCCTACGAGCTGCCGCTGATGTTCGCCCTGGTAGCGCCCGCTGTAGCCGCTGGCAGTCTGCGGGTGGGTGACATCGTGGCGGCGCAGTCGCAGCTGTGGTTCGTGGTGTGGATGCCGGCGTCCTTCGCCCTGTTCTGCGCCTGCGTGCTCGCCTTCTCACTGTGGGGCCCCTTCTCTACGGGCAGCGGGCCGGATCTCGCGGGTGGCGTTCTCGCGGAGCTGTCCGGGGTGGACCGGCTGCTGGTCCTGGCCGGTCGGTGGGCACTGCTGGCGGCGGGGTCGGCGGTGGCCGTTGCGCTCTTCCTCGGGGGTGGCGCCGGCCCGTTGCTGCCCGCCTGGGCGTGGTCGCTGCTCAAGACGCTGCTGGTGATGGCGGCGCTGGTGGTGTTGGCCCGACGGTTGCCACTGCTACGCCCGGATCGCCTGGCTGAGGTGGGATGGCTGGTCGGCTTGCCGGTGGCACTGGCGCAGCTGCTCGTCGTCAGCCTGGTCGTCCTGGGGAGGAGCTGA
- a CDS encoding DUF305 domain-containing protein: protein MIRSPMSRRVMPRPSSDLRSTLARTSALRALGAAGGAVALAITLAACSDSSMPGMDMGSTSSSTSSSAPMSSAAVTPDPAAVASASSAVSAEHNDADIMFAQQMIVHHQGAVEMAMLAGDRAQDPAVRDLASRIQAAQTPEIASMTGWLQAWGAPETMEEGSMGGHDMGSMGMSEQDMAALEGASGAEFDKLFLEQMTVHHQGAVDMAKTELADGSNPQAIELAGTIVTSQTAEIAEMDQMLQTLQG from the coding sequence GTGATCCGCTCACCCATGTCAAGGAGAGTCATGCCTCGCCCTAGCTCTGACCTGCGTTCCACCCTTGCCCGCACCTCGGCCCTGCGCGCGCTCGGCGCCGCCGGTGGCGCCGTAGCACTAGCGATCACCCTCGCCGCTTGCTCTGACAGTTCCATGCCCGGCATGGACATGGGCTCGACCAGCTCGAGCACATCCTCGAGCGCTCCGATGAGCTCGGCGGCGGTCACCCCTGACCCGGCCGCCGTCGCCTCGGCCTCATCGGCGGTCTCAGCAGAGCACAACGACGCCGACATCATGTTCGCCCAGCAGATGATCGTCCACCACCAGGGCGCGGTGGAAATGGCGATGCTCGCCGGCGACCGCGCGCAGGACCCTGCGGTCCGTGACCTCGCCTCGCGCATCCAGGCCGCCCAGACCCCCGAGATCGCCTCGATGACGGGGTGGCTGCAAGCCTGGGGTGCCCCCGAGACGATGGAGGAGGGCTCGATGGGTGGCCACGACATGGGCTCGATGGGCATGAGCGAACAGGACATGGCCGCGCTGGAGGGTGCCTCCGGCGCGGAGTTCGACAAGCTCTTTCTGGAGCAGATGACCGTGCACCACCAGGGCGCTGTCGACATGGCCAAGACCGAGCTGGCCGACGGGTCCAACCCGCAGGCCATCGAGCTGGCCGGGACGATCGTGACTTCCCAGACCGCGGAGATCGCGGAGATGGACCAGATGCTGCAGACCCTGCAGGGCTGA
- a CDS encoding cytochrome c oxidase assembly protein, which yields MALASGEGELPAAGPSLQTLLSLTAGGLHVLPVLISVVGLAYFAGAVKLWRSGRRWSVWATTSFMAGCALVLAVTVSGVEVYGSRIFSIFMFQQLTLMMAAPVLLVLGRPGTLLLKALPRRGRAAVLGRPVLAAALWGLRSRLGRVLLHPVVCLPLFLACFYGMYLTDLAGVLLSSPAGHTAAEVAFLAAGVLFTVPVLSNDPLPAVHAPMTQAAEVLLEAFLHAFFGVIIMMASTPLVPHFADPPPGWGVDVMADQAVAGGLAWSYGEIPSVLLLVVIFVRWRRSDEAAASARDRYVEEHGDAELEAYNAHLAALAAGSPARHDADGRTTPDPSSRSGSETGSETGSATGPGTGS from the coding sequence ATGGCGCTGGCGTCGGGCGAGGGTGAGCTGCCCGCGGCTGGCCCCTCGCTGCAGACGCTGCTGAGCCTGACAGCGGGGGGGCTGCACGTGCTGCCCGTCCTGATCAGCGTGGTGGGGCTGGCCTACTTCGCCGGGGCGGTGAAGCTGTGGCGCAGCGGCCGGCGCTGGTCGGTGTGGGCCACGACGTCCTTCATGGCGGGCTGTGCGCTGGTGCTGGCCGTGACGGTGAGCGGGGTGGAGGTCTACGGCAGCCGCATCTTCTCCATCTTCATGTTCCAGCAGCTGACGCTGATGATGGCAGCGCCCGTGCTGCTGGTGCTTGGCCGTCCTGGGACGTTGCTGCTCAAGGCGCTGCCGCGGCGCGGGCGGGCTGCGGTGCTGGGACGGCCGGTGCTCGCCGCAGCGCTGTGGGGGCTGCGCTCCAGGCTCGGGAGGGTGCTGTTGCACCCGGTGGTGTGCCTGCCGCTGTTCCTGGCGTGCTTCTACGGGATGTACCTGACCGACCTCGCTGGGGTGTTGCTGTCCTCACCTGCCGGGCACACCGCCGCTGAGGTCGCCTTCTTGGCAGCCGGGGTGCTCTTCACCGTGCCGGTGCTGTCCAATGACCCGCTGCCCGCGGTGCACGCGCCTATGACCCAGGCCGCGGAGGTGCTGCTGGAGGCGTTCCTGCACGCCTTCTTCGGGGTGATCATCATGATGGCTTCCACGCCGTTGGTTCCCCACTTCGCCGACCCACCGCCCGGATGGGGGGTGGACGTGATGGCCGACCAAGCCGTGGCGGGGGGTCTGGCGTGGTCCTACGGGGAGATCCCTTCGGTGCTGCTGCTGGTGGTCATCTTCGTGCGGTGGCGGCGCAGCGATGAGGCTGCGGCATCGGCTCGGGATCGCTACGTCGAGGAGCACGGCGATGCCGAGCTGGAGGCCTACAACGCTCACCTGGCGGCTCTGGCCGCCGGCTCGCCTGCGCGCCACGACGCGGATGGCAGGACCACCCCGGACCCGAGCTCGAGATCAGGCTCGGAAACAGGCTCGGAAACAGGCTCGGCAACGGGCCCGGGAACGGGCTCGTGA